A single window of Nasonia vitripennis strain AsymCx chromosome 4, Nvit_psr_1.1, whole genome shotgun sequence DNA harbors:
- the LOC100116960 gene encoding NFX1-type zinc finger-containing protein 1-like isoform X2 — protein sequence MSGEQPPWYVSYVCLFQIFLLQFAVCAIVSRLFRRRLRTWLSSFVAWTIRKIILQLVQIHDGGKEMAAVDDTITTNTSKNVYKCPKTTTVAQNQANWRSRNAGQSSGTAQRTKSWRNNKRGEDSTRQTFNTSHRSYEQSSHYKRREPHYGRNDVEKKNPGTERNSTAEHKFTFKYLQDLSQKDSNEVISALASKKTDFEQFLLDVPSELMAITIRVLGNVCRANFEDTVTRILVPTLSSHFLDKLDDYLLRLPYEKEVEKRKNKLYHDDVGRFWTDLTDFFKKLIELLPSKACDGLRPILEKIGTIFEFIDKFQKDCRIDEKVKRVALTLHEILEAEVKRIEEKSKATRKPIVAAELETENPPDDYRELSVIPTLKDMINDKPFIRKCKINEPYSSVDHYLDVQFRLLREDFVCPLRSGLKEYLNPNPQKYRNNDLRIYRRVTLLSPGVQDNTVGVTVSFPPMSHVNWRQSKRLIYGGLVLLSNDHFKTILFFTVAYRDEKELAKGRILMEPCEGTVITRDMYNSTYVMLESKIYFEPYWAVLNAMKHLTENDFPMRKYLIDADNTRRLPEYIRDVDSLFYKYTRLPVAYDKVWPNAKSFNMDETQLNAFRSALTQEFSLIQGPPGTGKTFIALEIVGTLLNNQDYWKNYGPIVVICLTNHALDQFLEGVLKYTKKVVRVGSRSQNEALKPYTLMERRKAMYSYGSTDAGSMMYYVKHDMEYILRNIQKTLLQISYLNLPDAIVPLDLLKENCNNPILQDFESNQDLLSWLIEADINPYSMSLDSGFNLADYNKEEQQVTTDIKTEYQSIDNIPEFEKYHKKSVMDDDLELNEVFEVDRESKPMFPLRKVNIAMTYIQKELIDYKNKQDKNDAPFDPVIQEFHKRLDILTNIKQLVQQELKQHSVINPNRVKSNDIYWESYWYWVKDSYENAMNRLHQLEEEYRQTLLRLKDAKQLVDLHTLKHHKIVGMTTTGAAKIYSSIQALHAPIVLVEEAAEILESHVVCSLARNCQQVILIGDHKQLQPKASVYKLGKNYNLNISLFERMVRIMGDCTQLGYQHRMRPQFAKLITPAIYKKLYNHEVVLDYPDVAGLEKNLFFLNHVQREENHDMDDSWTNRHEAEFLVAFARHLVLQGYSTKDITILCTYTGQLFTLTKEKSRYSSILQDLRVTTVDNFQGEENKIILLSLVRNNGEGNIGFLKEETRVCVALSRAREGLYIMGNMDDLVVKNNIWPQIKSVLEDENAIGDVLRLRCQIHSEQLVEVKNAKDFQESPEGGCSKLCGVDMPCGHPCLSVCHMRDREHKEFSCRQPCLKACSFNHPCPLLCYEGCKACKVKVECELRCGHTVEMSCSSDPDTFPCYIQVETTLPDCKHQIQKFCHFADELCSCTYPCDSRLPCGHTCKHTCHVNKDPDHIEYKCSKDCAKTYVGCDNGHPCKKKCFEECGLCPIKVEKTRSCGHFYKQAQCGEDLEKQPCVRPCKRDIPTCGHKCKQLCCDPCGKCEIIVEKKSIKCGHTLKIKCCNEAEPSKCNGKCPKTLPCGHPCTKKCKDQCTTKCQIMVKLNEPGLCGHAFEVPCFLQSNPKSEDLLKYCKESCKTKLACQHYCKGNCGECQQGRMHIFCAEPCGFPLVCGHLCEDPCREQCKSCKRNCELQCQHSKCKNKCGMPCSPCIEKCALGCEHKKCKKRCSEICNIEPCMELCKKKLKCDHPCVGFCGEPCPPLCRICNKDELTELLFGDEDDPDARFVFLEDCKHCIESSGLSKWLELDNDTIKVKTCPKCKTPIKKCARLMNQIKKDLNDVQLVKKKVFYGQYEDLGKIQRKRLETVKNMLKHATVSVHPAIQKFLYNLRDRLTFVRNRRRQILSAQDVDTCRVIVDIINHMIEILSTIEETLHQMSLEKWKKNFISGYSPVPTFRDYKITYKFIEIQILIILESISSCTWHLPKQRLEDIELELLRLHYMAALCIADLKFRKYILASFLVEYTKKYDVVLKKLSCIKRFEKKVQSEVLDALNNLQNEEKTAVIEKCMIVQAMGFKQGHWYKCPNGHPYVIGECGGAMEVANCNECGAKIGGTDHRLLGSNQLASEMDGTAINPAWSW from the exons ATGACGGCGGCAAGGAAATGGCAGCAGTCGATGATACAATAACAACCAATACGTCGAAGAACGTATATAAATGTCCGAAGACCACCACAGTCGC TCAAAACCAAGCGAATTGGAGATCCCGAAACGCCGGCCAAAGCTCGGGGACTGCTCAAAGAACGAAATCATGGCGAAATAATAAACGAGGCGAGGACAGCACACGACAAACTTTCAACACCAGTCATCGAAGCTACGAACAAAGTTCCCACTACAAACGACGAGAGCCGCATTATGGCAGGAACGacgttgaaaaaaagaatcctGGCACCGAAAGAAACTCCACCGCAGAGCATAAGTTCACGTTCAAGTACCTACAGGACTTGAGCCAAAAGGACAGCAACGAAGTCATTTCAGCACTGGCTTCGAAAAAAACAGATTTTGAACAGTTTCTTTTGGATGTACCCTCGGAGCTCATGGCAATAACTATACGAGTTCTGGGCAACGTCTGTCGCGCGAATTTCGAGGATACCGTTACGCGTATTCTTGTACCAACTCTATCCAGCCATTTTCTGGATAAATTAGACGACTATCTGCTAAGACTACCCTACGAGAAAGAAGTCgaaaagcgaaaaaacaaGCTTTACCACGACGACGTTGGCAGGTTCTGGACGGATCTGACTGATTTCTTCAAGAAGTTGATCGAACTTTTGCCGAGCAAAGCTTGCGATGGGCTGAGGCCGATTCTAGAGAAGATCGGCACGATCTTCGAATTCATAGATAAGTTTCAGAAGGACTGTAGAATCGACGAGAAGGTAAAGCGGGTAGCCTTGACTTTGCATGAAATTTTGGAAGCAGAAGTTAAGAGGATCGAGGAGAAGTCCAAGGCCACTCGCAAGCCGATCGTTGCCGCTGAATTGGAAACGGAAAATCCACCGGATGACTACAGGGAACTCAGCGTTATCCCAACGCTAAAAGACATGATTAACGACAAGCCATTCATAAGAAAATGCAAGATAAACGAACCGTATAGCTCGGTTGATCACTATTTGGACGTTCAGTTTCGTCTGCTGAGAGAAGATTTTGTATGTCCTTTGCGCAGCGGCTTGAAAGAGTATCTGAACCCCAATCCGCAAAAGTACCGCAACAACGACCTAAGGATATATAGAAGAGTGACGTTACTGAGTCCCGGCGTACAGGACAACACCGTAGGTGTCACGGTGTCTTTTCCCCCGATGAGCCATGTAAACTGGCGACAATCAAAGCGATTGATATACGGTGGACTTGTACTACTGAGCAACGATCATTTCAAGACCATCCTATTCTTTACAGTCGCCTACCGCGACGAGAAAGAGTTGGCGAAAGGTCGAATCCTAATGGAACCGTGCGAAGGTACTGTGATTACTCGAGATATGTACAACAGTACATACGTCATGTTGGAGTCGAAGATATACTTTGAGCCATACTGGGCTGTTCTGAATGCCATGAAACATCTGACAGAGAACGATTTCCCGATGAGAAAGTATCTTATAGACGCCGATAATACCAGAAGGTTACCCGAGTATATCAGGGATGTTGATTCACTATTCTACAAGTACACTCGCCTACCAGTGGCCTATGACAAAGTATGGCCTAATGCCAAGAGTTTCAATATGGACGAGACACAGTTGAATGCCTTCAGATCGGCTCTTACCCAGGAGTTTTCGTTGATCCAAGGTCCTCCGGGCACTGGTAAGACTTTTATCGCTTTGGAAATAGTGGGTACGCTCCTGAATAATCAAGACTACTGGAAAAATTATGGACCGATTGTTGTTATCTGTTTAACAAATCACGCACTTGATCAGTTTCTGGaaggtgttttgaaatatACGAAAAAGGTTGTTCGCGTTGGCAGCCGGTCTCAAAACGAGGCATTAAAGCCATACACATTAATGGAAAGAAGGAAAGCTATGTATTCCTATGGCTCGACTGATGCCGGTAGTATGATGTATTACGTAAAGCATGACATGGAATACATTTTGAGAAACATTCAGAAGACTCTGTTGCAAATTTCTTATTTGAATCTTCCCGACGCTATCGTACCTCTAGATCTACTCAAGGAAAATTGCAACAATCCAATCTTGCAGGATTTTGAGTCCAATCAGGACTTATTGAGCTGGCTTATTGAGGCTGACATAAACCCTTATTCAATGAGCCTGGATTCAGGTTTCAATTTGGCCGACTACAACAAAGAAGAACAGCAGGTGACAACCGATATAAAAACAGAATATCAAAGCATTGACAATATACCCGAGTTTGAAAAATATCACAAGAAATCTGTAATGGATGATGACTTGGAATTGAATGAAGTATTTGAAGTTGATCGTGAATCGAAACCTATGTTTCCGTTACGCAAAGTCAATATCGCTATGACATATATTCAAAAAGAACTaattgattataaaaataagcaagACAAAAATGATGCCCCCTTTGACCCGGTTATCCAAGAGTTTCACAAGCGTCTTGATATTTTAACCAACATTAAACAGTTAGTTCAG CAAGAGCTGAAACAACACTCAGTTATTAATCCCAATCGCGTGAAATCCAATGACATATACTGGGAAAGTTACTGGTACTGGGTAAAAGATAGTTACGAGAATGCGATGAATCGACTGCATCAACTGGAAGAGGAATATCGACAAACTCTTTTGAGATTGAAAGATGCCAAACAGCTGGTTGATCTACATACTCTAAAACATCATAAAATCGTTGGAATGACAACGACAGGCGCTGCCAAGATATATTCAAGTATACAAGCACTTCACGCCCCTATAG tgTTGGTGGAGGAGGCAGCAGAAATTCTCGAGTCCCACGTTGTGTGTTCGCTGGCAAGGAATTGCCAGCAAGTTATTCTAATTGGAGACCATAAGCAGTTGCAGCCAAAAGCATCAGTTTACAAACTaggaaaaaattacaatttgaATATATCGCTATTCGAAAGAATGGTCAGAATAATGGGAGATTGCACCCAACTGGGCTATCAGCACCGGATGCGTCCGCAGTTCGCCAAATTGATAACTCCGGCGATCTACAAAAAACTTTACAATCACGAAGTGGTGCTCGATTACCCTGACGTCGCAGGATTGGAGAAAAATCTGTTCTTTCTCAATCACGTTCAACGGGAAGAAAATCACGACATGGACGACAGTTGGACAAACCGTCATGAGGCTGAATTTTTAGTCGCTTTTGCCAGGCATCTGGTGTTACAGGGATATAGTACTAAGGATATTACGATACTGTGTACGTATACTGGGCAGCTATTTACTCTTACaaag GAAAAAAGTCGTTATTCATCGATCCTCCAGGATTTGCGTGTGACGACAGTGGACAACTTCCAAGGAGAGGAGAACAAAATTATCCTCCTATCTTTAGTGCGGAATAACGGGGAAGGCAATATTGGATTCCTAAAAGAAGAGACCAGAGTCTGTGTCGCATTATCTCGTGCCCGTGAAGGACTTTACATTATGGGAAACATGGACGATCTTGtggtaaaaaataatatttggcCACAAATCAAAAGCGTACTTGAAGATGAGAATGCCATAGGCGATGTACTTCGATTGCGTTGCCAGATTCACTCAGAGCAGCTGGTCGAG GTTAAAAACGCCAAGGATTTCCAAGAATCTCCAGAAGGCGGTTGTTCGAAGTTGTGTGGGGTTGACATGCCCTGCGGACATCCATGCCTCAGTGTTTGTCATATGCGCGATCGAGAGCACAAGGAATTTTCATGCAGACAACCTTGCTTGAAGGCTTGTTCTTTTAATCATCCCTGTCCACTGCTTTGTTACGAGGGTTGTAAAGCCTGCAAAGTTAAGGTCGAGTGCGAACTACGTTGCGGACATACCGTAGAAATGTCTTGTTCAAGTGACCCCGATACTTTTCCGTGTTACATTCAG GTTGAGACCACCTTACCTGATTGTAAACatcaaattcaaaaattctgTCATTTTGCTGATGAATTGTGCAGCTGCACTTATCCATGCGATAGCCGCTTGCCTTGTGGCCACACATGCAAACACACCTGTCACGTTAACAAAGATCCTGATCACATAGAA TACAAGTGCTCAAAGGACTGCGCTAAAACATACGTTGGCTGCGACAATGGTCATCCATGCAAAAAGAAATGCTTCGAAGAGTGTGGATTGTGTCCAATAAAAGTGGAAAAAACTCGTTCATGTGGACATTTTTACAAGCAGGCTCAGTGCGGCGAAGATTTGGAAAAGCAGCCATGTGTTAGACCTTGCAAACGGGATATACCAACTTGCGGTCACAAGTGCAAACAGCTCTGTTGTGATCCCTGTGGAAAGTGTGAGATAATT GTGGAGAAGAAAAGCATCAAATGCGGTCACACATTAAAAATCAAGTGTTGTAACGAAGCCGAACCTTCGAAATGCAACGGCAAATGTCCAAAGACTTTACCGTGCGGTCATCCATGCACTAAAAAATGCAAAGATCAGTGTACCACAAAATGTCAAATAATGGTAAAACTCAATGAGCCTGGATTATGTGGTCACGCATTTGAAGTGCCATGTTTTCTACAGAGCA ATCCAAAGTCTGAAGACTTATTAAAGTATTGCAAGGAATCGTGCAAAACGAAATTGGCATGCCAGCATTATTGCAAAGGGAATTGCGGAGAATGCCAACAAGGACGGATGCACATCTTTTGCGCCGAACCTTGCGGCTTCCCACTTGTTTGTGGGCATTT ATGTGAAGATCCATGCCGAGAACAATGCAAATCGTGTAAACGAAACTGCGAGCTTCAGTGCCAACAtagcaaatgcaaaaataagTGTGGAATGCCGTGTTCACCTTGCATT GAAAAATGCGCACTAGGGTGTGAAcacaaaaaatgtaaaaaacgcTGTTCAGAGATTTGCAATATTGAGCCATGCATggaattatgtaaaaaaaaattaaaatgcgaTCATCCGTGTGTTGGATTCTGCGGCGAACCTTGTCCACCATTGTGTAGAATTTGTAACAAGGATGAATTAACGGAACTTTTATTTGGCGATGAAGATGATCCCGATGCAAG ATTCGTATTTTTGGAGGACTGTAAACACTGTATAGAGAGTTCAGGACTTTCAAAGTGGTTAGAACTGGACAACGACACTATTAAAGTCAAGACATGTCCAAAGTGCAAAACGCCAATAAAAAAATGTGCACGTTTAATGAATCAAATAAAGAAAGATTTAAATGACGTACAGTTGGTAAAGAAGAAAGTGTTTTATGGCCAATACGAAGATTTAGGAAAGATTCAAAGAAAGCGTCTCGAGACCGTGAAGAATATGCTCAAGCATGCGACGGTTTCAG TCCATCCTGCAATccaaaaatttttatacaatctACGAGACAGATTAACATTTGTACGAAACCGAAGACGGCAAATTTTAAGCGCACAGGACGTTGATACTTGTCGAGTTATAGTAGATATCATAAATCATATGATTGAAATACTGAGTACTATTGAAGAAACACTCCATCAAATGTCCTTGGAGAAAtggaagaaaaattttatttcaggCTATTCACCGGTTCCTACATTTCGTGATTATAAGATcacttataaatttattgaaattcaaattttaattattttagaatCAATTTCATCATGCACTTGGCACTTACCTAAACAAAGACTCGAAGATATCGAACTAGAACTTTTACGTCTGCATTATATG GCTGCATTATGCATCGCAGATcttaaatttagaaaatatatattagcTAGCTTCTTGGTTGAATACacaaaaaaatatgatgtggtactaaaaaaattatcatgtaTCAAACGGTTTGAAAAAAAGGTTCAGTCAGAGGTACTGGATGCGTTGAACAATCTGCAGAATGAGGAAAAAACTGCCGTCATTGAGAAATGTATGATCGTGCAAGCGATGGGTTTCAAGCAGGGTCACTGGTACAAGTGTCCCAACGGACATCCCTATGTCATAGGTGAATGTGGCGGCGCGATGGAAGTCGCCAATTGCAACGAGTGTGGAGCAAAAATTGGCGGTACTGACCATCGTTTACTTGGCAGTAATCAGTTAGCAAGCGAAATGGACGGCACTGCAATAAATCCAGCTTGGTCTTGGTAA